Proteins co-encoded in one Nyctibius grandis isolate bNycGra1 chromosome 14, bNycGra1.pri, whole genome shotgun sequence genomic window:
- the PLA2G3 gene encoding group 3 secretory phospholipase A2, translating into MWARAVLACAAVCACARAWPGGAVCARWVAGAGGARYVAFLSPGPGPAALVESAWAGRRLRACWARRDPRLARAFRAACARRPPAAPGAALRRDLAALWRRRAACTDPERPGGRGGRRRRGWTLPGTLWCGAGNSAGSASELGLFRGPDRCCREHDQCSEQITALQFNYGIRNYRLHTVSHCDCDARFRQCLLALNDTISNIIGVTFFNLLEVPCFVLEESEECVQWHWWGGCERYGVVPLARMVQQSQYHYSLSAEEPGSPAQRPPGKGRKSSMAGRKRFRQGLGPNPGLRHTRRPVTAQQPWGPGTLSPVSAGDKAEPATRHPATLWGLEPDPPTAITVLEQDLAGGRRAQGGAQPGAEGSARPACTARRGGGSMGPSRAAERCGAAPVPAVEGRRQQGPVRVCRCYKRLDKCEHQIAPREVKYQLHNGDARMLYHCNCTRRLARFLRRARDLSVAEVAVLADHVTTDCFVLEPPTDCSLGEGLLHNCSIATRAVLVPARHLKETLRRWGPLHVTSKAERPHWRTQDSDGTLYERCLRVALEQKLGARPHAVP; encoded by the exons ATGTGGGCGCGCGCGGTGCTGGCCTGCGCGGCTGTGTGCGCGTGCGCGCGCGCCTGGCCCGGCGGCGCCGTGTGCGCGCGGTGGgtggcgggggcgggcggcgcgcgcTACGTGGCTTTCCTgagccccgggcccggccccgccgcgctggTGGAGAGCGCCTGGGCCGGGCGCCGCCTCCGCGCCTGCTGGGCCCGGCGCGACCCGCGCCTGGCGCGCGCCTTCCGCGCCGCctgcgcccgccgcccgcccgccgcccctgGTGCCGCGCTGCGGCGGGACCTGGCCGCGCTCTGGCGGCGCCGCGCCGCCTGCACCGACCCCGAGCGGCCGGGAgggcgcggcggccgccgccggcggggctGGACGCTGCCGGGCACGCTGTGGTGCGGGGCCGGTAACTCGGCGGGGAGCGCCAGCGAGCTGG GTCTCTTCCGCGGCCCCGACCGGTGCTGCCGGGAGCACGACCAGTGCTCGGAGCAGATCACGGCGCTGCAGTTCAACTACGGCATCCGCAACTACCGCCTGCACACTGTGTCCCACTGCGACTGCGACGCCAG GTTCCGGCAGTGCCTGCTGGCCCTCAACGACACCATCTCCAACATCATCGGTGTCACCTTCTTCAACCTGCTGGAGGTGCCGTGCTTCGTGCTGGAGGAGAGTGAAGAGTGTGTCCAGTGGCACTGGTGGGGAGG GTGTGAGCGTTACGGTGTAGTACCCCTGGCCAGGATGGTGCAGCAGAGTCAGTACCACTACAGCCTGTCCGCGGAGGAGCCGGGCAGCCCTGCTCAGCGGCCCCCAGGCAAGGGAAGGAAGTCCTCTATGGCAGGGCGCAAGCGGTTCCGACAGGGACTGGGGCCAAACCCCGGGCTCCGCCACACACGGAGACCTGTGACAGCCCAGCAGCCGTGGGGCCCAGGTACCTTGTCCCCTGTGTCTGCCGGGGACAAGGCTGAGCCCGCAACCAGGCACCCAGCAACGCTGTGGGGACTGGAGCCTGACCCCCCAACAGCAATAACCGTGTTGGAACAGGACCTTGCTGGAGGACGGCGAGCGCAGGGAGGAGCGCAGCCCGGGGCTGAGGGCTCAGCACGCCCTGCCTGCACGGcccgccggggagggggcagcatGGGACCCAGCCGGGCTGCGGAGCGGTGTGGGGCCGCTCCCGTCCCTGCCGTGGAGGGGCGCAGGCAGCAGG GCCCGGTCAGGGTGTGCAGGTGCTACAAGCGCCTGGATAAGTGCGAGCACCAGATTGCTCCCCGCGAGGTGAAGTACCAGCTGCACAACGGGGATGCCCGGATGCTCTACCACTGCAACTGCACACGCAG GCTGGCACGGTTCCTGCGCAGGGCAAGGGACCTCAGTGTCGCGGAGGTGGCTGTCCTGGCTGACCATGTCACCACGGACTGCTTTGTTCTGGAGCCACCCACTGACTGCAGCCTGGGCGAGGGGCTGCTGCACAA ctgtAGCATAGCTACCCGGGCTGTGCTAGTACCTGCACGGCATCTCAAAGAGACCCTGCGGCGCTGGGGTCCTCTGCATGTGACCTCCAAGGCTGAGCGTCCACACTGGAGGACACAGGACAGTGATGGCACCCTCTACGAGCGATGCCTGCGGGTGGCCTTGGAGCAGAAGCTGGGTGCTCGGCCCCATGCGGTGCCCTGA